TACGACCTGTGGCCGGGGTACTGCCGATCGCCGCCGCTGCCCAAAAGTTGGGTTTCAAAGGGATGCTTGTGCCTAGGGCCAACGCCCAGGAAGCCGCAGTTGTCGAAGGTCTAACGGTTTATGGTTGCGCCAATCTCCAGGAGGTGGCAGCTGTATTGGGGGCTCCCCAGGAGCATCGCCCCGTCCGTATCGATATCCGCGAGGCGATCGCCAAAGCTGCGCACCTTGTCCCGGATCTCAAGGATGTCAAAGGCCAGAGTTTGGCCCGCCGCGCCCTCGAAATTGCCGCCGCTGGGGGCCATAATCTGATTTTTGTGGGGCCACCCGGTAGCGGCAAAACAATGCTAGCCCGAAGATTACCCGGCATTTTACCGAAACTATCTTTTGATGAAGCCTTAGAAGTCTCCCAGATCCATTCCGTCGCAGGGTTACTCAAAGACCGAGGCACATTGGTCACCGCCCGTCCTTTCCGCAGTCCCCACCATTCCGCCTCTGGCCCTTCCCTAGTGGGTGGTGGCAGTTTTCCGCGCCCCGGCGAAATTTCCCTGGCCCATCGGGGGATCTTGTTCCTCGACGAACTGACGGAATTTAAACGCAATGTCCTCGAATTTTTGCGGCAACCCCTCGAAGATGGCTTTGTCACCATTTCTCGCACTCGTCAATCGGTAGAATTTCCGGCTCAATTCACCCTCGTTGCCAGCACAAATCCCTGTCCCTGTGGCTATTTTGGTGACCCGATTCAAGCCTGTACCTGTAGCCCGCGATCGCGTGAACAATATTGGGCGAAACTTTCGGGGCCGCTGATGGACCGCATTGATCTCCAGGTGGCGGTCAATCGTCTGAAACCGGAAGAAATGCTCCAGCAGGGGGTTGGGGAAGAGTCCCGTACGGTGGCGGAACGGGTGAACCAAGCGCGGCACATTGCTCAGGAACGCTTTCGCGATCACCCCCAAGTACACTGCAATGCGGAGATGACTGCGAAGGATCTGCGGGAATATTGCAGTCTGGAGCAGAGTAGTCGCAGCTTGTTAGAAGGGGCAATTCGTAAGTTGGGGTTATCAGCCCGGGCGATGGATCGGATTTTAAAGGTGGCCCGTACGATCGCCGAC
The nucleotide sequence above comes from [Synechococcus] sp. NIES-970. Encoded proteins:
- a CDS encoding AAA ATPase family protein yields the protein MLSRIWSATIVGVDALRVAVEVDISGGLPKMIVVGLPDTAVQESKERVKAALKNSGFGFPVRKILVNLAPADLRKEGPSFDLPISVGILAATEQIETTLLKDFVFLGEVSLDGTLRPVAGVLPIAAAAQKLGFKGMLVPRANAQEAAVVEGLTVYGCANLQEVAAVLGAPQEHRPVRIDIREAIAKAAHLVPDLKDVKGQSLARRALEIAAAGGHNLIFVGPPGSGKTMLARRLPGILPKLSFDEALEVSQIHSVAGLLKDRGTLVTARPFRSPHHSASGPSLVGGGSFPRPGEISLAHRGILFLDELTEFKRNVLEFLRQPLEDGFVTISRTRQSVEFPAQFTLVASTNPCPCGYFGDPIQACTCSPRSREQYWAKLSGPLMDRIDLQVAVNRLKPEEMLQQGVGEESRTVAERVNQARHIAQERFRDHPQVHCNAEMTAKDLREYCSLEQSSRSLLEGAIRKLGLSARAMDRILKVARTIADLAATPTIQTAHIAEAVQYRTIDRLQ